CAGAGCAAACACAGCAGCAATTACAAGCGGCTTTAAAGCGCGCCGAGCAGCAAACTTTCACGCTTAATCCGCAAGAAGTCACAAGCCTGCAGCGTATGGCCGAATTTAAATTGTGGGCAGAGCACGATTACCAGGGGGCTGCTGCTGTGCTGTCTCGCTTAGATAGCTTACTTGCAGAACACCCGGGTACAGGCGCTATTCGCCAAGCAATTCACCAAGATTTACAAACCTTGAATGCCATAGAACCTGTGGCTGTTGAAGCAATTTACTTAAAACTGCATGGCATTAATCAAAAAGTTGATGAACTGGTATTTAATGCTATTTCACTTCCTGAAGAGGTCGTCAAAGAAGACCCTAATCAATTAAGTGAAAATGTCAGTGAATGGCGTCAAAACCTTGCCAAGTCGTGGCAGCAGTTTAAAGACTTCTTTGTAGAAGTGCGCACACGTGAAGATATGGTTATCGCACCATTTTTAAGTGAGCAAGAGCGTCACCTAGTAAAACAGCGCTTAAGCTTATACTTAGCTCAAGCGCAAGATGCGGTATTAAGTAAGCAAAGCAGTGTGTATTTTAGTGCTGTTGATGCTGCTCATAGCTTGGTAAAAGATTACTTTAAACAAGATGATGCGCAAACAAAGGCGGCCTTAAAAAGTCTTGCTGAGCTTTCGAAAGAGCAGCTCGATTTTAGTCCAAAAGTGTCACTACAAAGTACTGAGCAGGTGAAGGAGTGGGCACAATGATCCGCTTTTTATTAATCATTATTGCAATAGCAGTCTGCTTAGGGATAGCCCCTTTTTTTATAGATCAAAAGGGTTATGTACTAATTGCCTTTAATAAAACAACCATTGAAGGGACTATTTGGGGCGTTACTGCACTTTTAATATTGGCATTCGCTGCACTGTTTTTACTTTATAAGCTTTGCCGTTACGTAATATCTTTATATAGCCATACACGCCATGGTTTCTTTGCGCGCAGTGAAGAGCGTAAACAAGCGGCTATTGAGCAAGGTGTATGGAGCTTAATAAATAACGATTATACGGAGCTTGAGCTTGCACTTGATAACAACAGTGTTGCAGAAAAGTGGAGCGATATACGTTTTGCGCTTCTAGCTAAAGCGGCACTGGCGAATAATGAAAATGAAAAAGCAATTAGCTATCTTGATAAAATAAGCCAAGATAAGCAGCTAAAAGTGGCTAATTTATGGATTGCTAGCGGCGAAACCAGCACTATTTTTGCTGACCTTAAAGCGTTAGCTGAACGTAAAAAAGCCTCTCGTTTAGAGCTTAAAATGTATGCCCATGTTTTAGTGCAAGAGCAAAAGTGGGCGGCACTTAATGACTTTATGCCACGTTTATTACGCAAAAAAGTACTTTCAGAGCAAGAATGGCAACAACTGTTTGACCGTTACTTTGCAGCCCAGTCAAACGGGGATTTAACTGAGCGTTATGAGCAACTAGCCAAAAACCTGAAACCACATGCTGAGGTAAGCTATTTAACAGCGATGGCGAAGGCAGGTGAATTAAACAAAATTGAGCTAAGCTTAATTAAAATGATAAAAAAACCGCTGCAGCATAAAGACTTAGCACGTATTTTACGTACTAGTAGCGCTGGCGATGCACTCAAGCTGCAATCAAGTTTGCAGGATGTATTAAAAAAAGACACCGAAAATACAGACTTATTACTTGCTCTAGCATGTTTAGCAAATGCTCACGGTGAATACGACTTAGCCGCGCGAGTGTTTGATAAAGCGCTTAATGCAGATAATCGCCATGCTTATTTGCAACAAGCGGTGCTCAGCTACAGTAAGAGTGCCCAACCAGAAAAAGCATTGGTACTCTATCAATAATTTTACTCCAGCCAGCAAAGGAGCGATGGCTTGAAGAACTTATTTACACTGACAATAAGCATTGCACTTGCTTACTTTCTTACAGGGTACTTAAGTAATTCTTTGCTGGCGATTGATGGCTATGCGGTTGCAGCATGGCCGCCTTCAGGTATTGCGCTTGCCAGTATCTTGCTACTTAGAAATCGTGCCTTGTCAGGGGTTCTGCTAGGGGCATTCTTTGTAAACCTTATTCACCTTGATAAAGCCACTGATATTTTTCACTGGCAAATGATGCTACAGGCTATTGGCGTAACAACTGCATCTACATTCCAAGCTTGGCTTGCCTATTACATTATTATTCATGTCGTTAAACGCCCGATTGAATTATCGTCATTAAAGCAAAGTATGCTTGGTTTAATGATTGGTGGCCCTTTGTGTAGCTTGATTGCAGCATCAATTGGCACCGGCTTACTGGTCATTAATAATGTTATTCCGAGTTATGCGGCGCTTAATAATTTTATTGCATGGTGGATTGGCGACAGCATTGGGGTGCTGATTTTCACGCCATTAATTTTAGCGGCATTTAGTTACCATCATACTCGCCAACGGCTGCAAATCATTGTGCCATCGCTATTAATCTATATGGTTATTTGTGTCAGCTTTTATGGCGCAGCCAGTGTAAAAAAAGACAAAGACTTACAGCGCCAGCAAGCCAAAGTCAGTGCGATGCACACGAACCTTGAACATAAAGTCGATGAAATTAAGTCGCACTTATCTTTATTAGCCACTTTTTTTGCTAGTAGCGATGCGGTTGATTTTGATGAGTTTAAGCGCTTCACAGCAAGGCAACTACAATACAGCGAAGAAATTCTTGCCTTTGAGTGGGCACCTAGAGTGATTCACTCACAACTAAATAATTATCAAAACTTACTGCGTGATGAACTCGGCGCAGATTACTACGTGAAAGAAAAAAATGCTGCAGGGCAGTGGCAGCCGGTAAGTAAGCGAGCAGTGTATTATCCGGTGCAATATATTCACCCACTAGTAGGGAACGAACCCGCGCAGGGCTTTGATTTAGCCTCAAACGAGTTACGTAAACAAGCGTTAACTGACTCTCGATTAATTAAAAATGTTGCCGTCAGTGAGCCTATTACCCTGTTGCAAGGTGATGATAACGGAAAGGGCGTTTTATTCTTCAACCCTGTTTATTCAGACATTAATCATCAGGTCGGGTTTAGAGGTTATGTTGTCGCCGTGCTCAATTTAGAAGTGTTAGCACAAACACTTAATTTTAATCAGAACACTGAGATTGATGCCAGCTTCTATGATGTTACTGACGGCAGTAACCCTGTCGAAATGTACAGCTCGCAACGTGTTGGTACATCGGCCATTGCGAGCTTTAATTTTATTATTGGTGAGCGCGTTTGGCAGGTAAAACTATGGGAGTCAGTTACACAGTCGTCATGGTTGCCTTATTGGTTGGCGCAAATAGCCGGTATGCTGTTTGTTTGGCTATTGATTACCTTTTTGATTTCAGTAACTGGTACTAATATTCAAATTCGTCAGCAAGTGGCAAAGCAAACTCAAAGCCTTCGCGAAGAAAAATTAAAAGCCGATAAAGCCAGCCAAATTAAAAGTGAGTTTTTGGCGAATATGAGCCATGAAATACGCACGCCTATTAATGGTATTAAGGGTTTGCATTATTTAGCAATGCAAGAACCTGACTGGCAACAAGCGCGTGGTTATATTGATCAAGCCGATGGTGCGCTGAATGTACTATTACGGGTGATAAATGATGTTTTAGATTTTTCTAAAATAGAAGCTGGGCGATTGGAGCTACATCAAGAGCCTATTGATGTGAATGCGTTGGTTAGTGAGCTGACTAACTTATTGCAGTTTGAGCTTAACTCTCGCTCTTTAGAATTTAGAGTTGATTTTGATGCTTCTGAACACCTGCTGATCCACACCGACCCAATTCGTTTAAAACAAGTATTGTTGAATTTGTTAAACAATGCGGTGAAGTTCACTCAAGAAGGCACGATAACATTACGTATTTGGCAGCAGGGTGAATTTACTTACTTTAGTGTTATTGATACAGGCATCGGCATCAGCAAAGAGGCCCAGCAGCGCCTATTTAAACCATTCTCACAAGCTGATAGCTCAACCTCTCGTCGCTTTGGTGGGACAGGTTTAGGCTTGAGTATTTGCCAAAAACTCATTGTTATGATGGGAGGCGAGATAAGCCTAACTAGCTCTGAGGGGCAAGGTTCAACGTTTACAATTTCGCTGCCATTTGAGTCTCCTCTTGAAGGGGTAATTCATAGTGATGATGAGTTAGCTGATATCGATGTGACTGCTGTTTCATTTGCCGATGATGCAATTCTATTGGTTGAAGATAACCCATTGAATCAACATGTGGCGAGTTCGATTTTAAAAACTAAAGGCTGCCAACCTGATATCGCTAAAGATGGCCACGAGGCTATTAAGATGATCAGTGAAAAAAGCTATGACCTTGTACTCATGGATATTCAAATGCCGAATATGGATGGCTTACAAGCGACTAAGGTTATTCGTAATGAGTTGCTGATCACCGATTTACCGATTATTGGCTTATCGGCAAATGCCCATGATGATGACCTAAAGAAAGGCTTAGCCAGTGGTATGAATGGTTATTTAACTAAACCAATTGATGCAGAAAAACTTTTTAAGACTTTGTGGCATTTTTTGCATAATGCTAGCAGCCATTAAAGCAGACATTTGACCTCTAAAAAGTAAATAAAATCATCTAAACTTGAAATATCGCCGTGGGTACGTATGATCCGCGCAAATTTACTGAACCTGAGTGCTAATTATGATCAATAACAAACTCCCTTTGCTTGATATTCACCGTCATCTAGATGGTAATGTTCGCCCACAAACGATCTTAGACCTTGGTCGTCAGTTTAATCTTGAATTACCTGCTGACAATATTGAAGCGCTTATTCCGCACGTACAGGTTATCGACCCTGAACCAAATTTAGTGGCGTTTTTACAAAAGCTAGATTGGGGTGTAAAAGTATTGGGTGATTACGATGCTTGTCGTCGTATTGCTATCGAAAATGTTGAAGATGCGATTGCCCAAAACCTCGATTACGTTGAGCTTCGTTTTAGCCCATATTATATGGCGCAAAGCCAAGGCCTACACCCGCAAGGTGTTGTTGAAGCGGTGGTTGATGGTGTAAAAAGTGCCTGTCATAACGCACCAATTAAAGCTAACTTAATCGGTATTATGTCACGTACATATGGCACTAAAATCTGTCAGCAAGAGCTTGATGCGCTTCTTGCTTTTAAAAATGATTTAGTCGCGGTTGATTTAGCTGGCGATGAAATTGGTTTCCCGGGTGAGCTATTTGTTGATCACTTTAAACAAGTTCATGATGCATACTTAGCTGCCACGATTCATGCCGGTGAAGCGCGAGGTAGCGAAAGCATTTGGCAAGCAATTAACGAGCTTGGTGCAACGCGTATTGGTCATGGTGTAAAAGCGATTGAAGATGCTGCACTAATGGACTACTTACGTGATAAGCGCATTGGTATTGAGTCTTGCTTAACCAGTAACATTCAAACCAGCACTGTTGCTGAGCTTGCAAAACACCCGTTAAAAACCTTCTTAGACCATGGTATTTTGGCATCAATTAATACTGATGATCCAGCAGTTGAAGGTATTGAAATAGCGTATGAGTATAAAGTAGCAGCACCTGCGGCAGGCTTAAGCCAAGCCGATATGGAAAAAGCGCAAGCTAATGCGCTTGAAATTGCTTATTTAAGCGATGCAGATAAAGCTGCTTTAAAACAGTTAGCTGCTAATCGTTAAGCAGCTAATACCAATCCGCAATAATACTTAATCATTTTGAGGGATTAAACCTGTCGCTACCTGCGTTAAAAATTTCTCATTTAGAACAACTAAATAACGAAATTTTTGCCTTGTTATCAACAAGGTTTTCTTGCCTCAAAATAAACTACTTAATTAAGCGAATTGGTATAACTTATACTTGGTGCTCTTGGCATGAAACGTAGTTTTCATACAATGCCTTGAGCACGTCTGCTCGGCTGATCATGCCAACAACCTTACCATCCTCGATAACCGGGTAGTTTTTTGGTTTACCTGTTTGCATGCCATCTGCCAGTTCTATGATGTTTTGATCGCTACTTACCGTGACCACATCGGTGCGCATTAGCTGTTTTACCTTCACTACACCATCACAGAAATAACTGTTTTGCATAAGCGGTTGCAGCAGCTCTTGTTCAGAAATAAAGCCAACTAGGCTTTTGTTGTCATCGAATACAGGTGCGCCTAGTAATTTAAACTTTTGCAGCTCGCTAATCGCGGTGGTCATTTCAGTTTCAGGCGTAATGTGTGGCAACTTACGTTGCATAAAGTCTTGTACTTTTGTATTTAGCATTTGGGTCTCTCCCCATCGTTATTCTAATCAGAGTATGGTCAAGGAAATGCAGTTTGTGAAATCGTTTAGACGGATTAAGGCGATAGGTAAAACAAATAAAAAAGGCATCCAATTGGATGCCTTAAAAATAACCGGTATGAGTTAGTTATTTAATGAATGCAAATGCATCGGCGTACATGTTCTCACGTACCGCACCATGATTA
Above is a window of Pseudoalteromonas shioyasakiensis DNA encoding:
- a CDS encoding heme biosynthesis HemY N-terminal domain-containing protein, with translation MIRFLLIIIAIAVCLGIAPFFIDQKGYVLIAFNKTTIEGTIWGVTALLILAFAALFLLYKLCRYVISLYSHTRHGFFARSEERKQAAIEQGVWSLINNDYTELELALDNNSVAEKWSDIRFALLAKAALANNENEKAISYLDKISQDKQLKVANLWIASGETSTIFADLKALAERKKASRLELKMYAHVLVQEQKWAALNDFMPRLLRKKVLSEQEWQQLFDRYFAAQSNGDLTERYEQLAKNLKPHAEVSYLTAMAKAGELNKIELSLIKMIKKPLQHKDLARILRTSSAGDALKLQSSLQDVLKKDTENTDLLLALACLANAHGEYDLAARVFDKALNADNRHAYLQQAVLSYSKSAQPEKALVLYQ
- a CDS encoding CHASE domain-containing protein, producing MKNLFTLTISIALAYFLTGYLSNSLLAIDGYAVAAWPPSGIALASILLLRNRALSGVLLGAFFVNLIHLDKATDIFHWQMMLQAIGVTTASTFQAWLAYYIIIHVVKRPIELSSLKQSMLGLMIGGPLCSLIAASIGTGLLVINNVIPSYAALNNFIAWWIGDSIGVLIFTPLILAAFSYHHTRQRLQIIVPSLLIYMVICVSFYGAASVKKDKDLQRQQAKVSAMHTNLEHKVDEIKSHLSLLATFFASSDAVDFDEFKRFTARQLQYSEEILAFEWAPRVIHSQLNNYQNLLRDELGADYYVKEKNAAGQWQPVSKRAVYYPVQYIHPLVGNEPAQGFDLASNELRKQALTDSRLIKNVAVSEPITLLQGDDNGKGVLFFNPVYSDINHQVGFRGYVVAVLNLEVLAQTLNFNQNTEIDASFYDVTDGSNPVEMYSSQRVGTSAIASFNFIIGERVWQVKLWESVTQSSWLPYWLAQIAGMLFVWLLITFLISVTGTNIQIRQQVAKQTQSLREEKLKADKASQIKSEFLANMSHEIRTPINGIKGLHYLAMQEPDWQQARGYIDQADGALNVLLRVINDVLDFSKIEAGRLELHQEPIDVNALVSELTNLLQFELNSRSLEFRVDFDASEHLLIHTDPIRLKQVLLNLLNNAVKFTQEGTITLRIWQQGEFTYFSVIDTGIGISKEAQQRLFKPFSQADSSTSRRFGGTGLGLSICQKLIVMMGGEISLTSSEGQGSTFTISLPFESPLEGVIHSDDELADIDVTAVSFADDAILLVEDNPLNQHVASSILKTKGCQPDIAKDGHEAIKMISEKSYDLVLMDIQMPNMDGLQATKVIRNELLITDLPIIGLSANAHDDDLKKGLASGMNGYLTKPIDAEKLFKTLWHFLHNASSH
- the add gene encoding adenosine deaminase, whose product is MINNKLPLLDIHRHLDGNVRPQTILDLGRQFNLELPADNIEALIPHVQVIDPEPNLVAFLQKLDWGVKVLGDYDACRRIAIENVEDAIAQNLDYVELRFSPYYMAQSQGLHPQGVVEAVVDGVKSACHNAPIKANLIGIMSRTYGTKICQQELDALLAFKNDLVAVDLAGDEIGFPGELFVDHFKQVHDAYLAATIHAGEARGSESIWQAINELGATRIGHGVKAIEDAALMDYLRDKRIGIESCLTSNIQTSTVAELAKHPLKTFLDHGILASINTDDPAVEGIEIAYEYKVAAPAAGLSQADMEKAQANALEIAYLSDADKAALKQLAANR
- a CDS encoding CBS domain-containing protein; translation: MLNTKVQDFMQRKLPHITPETEMTTAISELQKFKLLGAPVFDDNKSLVGFISEQELLQPLMQNSYFCDGVVKVKQLMRTDVVTVSSDQNIIELADGMQTGKPKNYPVIEDGKVVGMISRADVLKALYENYVSCQEHQV